From one Tsukamurella tyrosinosolvens genomic stretch:
- a CDS encoding phosphoribosyl-ATP diphosphatase, producing the protein MKTMETLFAELATKAEERPAGSGTVEALDRGIHFLGKKVLEEAGEVWIAAEHQSDEDLAEEASQLLYWLQVLLVKRGLTLDDVYSYL; encoded by the coding sequence GTGAAGACCATGGAGACGCTGTTCGCGGAGTTGGCCACCAAGGCCGAGGAGCGGCCCGCCGGGAGCGGGACCGTCGAGGCGCTGGACCGCGGTATCCATTTCCTGGGCAAGAAGGTGCTCGAGGAGGCGGGCGAGGTGTGGATCGCCGCCGAGCATCAGAGCGATGAGGACCTCGCCGAGGAGGCCTCGCAGCTGCTGTACTGGCTGCAGGTGCTGCTGGTCAAGCGCGGCCTGACGCTCGACGACGTCTACTCCTACCTCTGA
- a CDS encoding Uma2 family endonuclease, producing MTAASDPALLTLEDWFALGEDESLRRAELCRGVLEVSPSPRRAHARAIRRLANAIEVHLPAGFDVYDEVDVVLQRTPATVRQPDVIVLASSVPDPLTAADVLLAVEILSPGSRRTDRVIKRAEYAATGILHYWIVDLDGPSAEVLTLVDGAYEGPTVADRIAVDGRLPLVVDLSALR from the coding sequence ATGACCGCCGCATCCGATCCCGCGTTGCTCACGCTGGAGGACTGGTTCGCCTTGGGGGAGGACGAATCGCTGCGGCGCGCCGAACTGTGCCGGGGGGTACTGGAGGTGTCACCGAGTCCACGTCGCGCGCACGCGCGGGCGATCCGCCGCCTCGCCAATGCGATCGAGGTGCACTTGCCTGCGGGCTTCGACGTCTACGACGAGGTCGACGTGGTCCTGCAACGCACGCCCGCGACGGTGCGCCAGCCCGACGTGATCGTTCTCGCGTCCAGTGTGCCGGATCCGCTCACCGCGGCCGACGTACTCCTTGCCGTCGAGATCCTGTCGCCCGGGTCCCGGCGCACCGACCGCGTGATCAAGCGCGCCGAGTACGCCGCCACCGGGATTCTGCACTACTGGATCGTCGACCTCGACGGCCCGTCCGCCGAGGTCCTCACACTGGTGGACGGCGCGTACGAGGGCCCGACCGTGGCCGACCGCATCGCTGTCGACGGACGCCTCCCCCTCGTCGTCGATCTGTCCGCGCTGCGCTGA
- a CDS encoding serine/threonine-protein kinase, with protein sequence MDQGESPEIGGYRIIRQLGSGGMGAVYLVQHPTLPRQEALKLLDNAISRDEDFRARFTREADLLAGLSHPNIVTLHNRGESEDGRLWLTMEYVDGIDAAALVRTEGPMPLDVALPVLIGAASALDYTYQRKAITHRDVKPANILVTFHAGRVEQVKLADFGIAKAMGESTSLTSTGITVGTMAFISPEAITDSTNITGAADQYSLAATAYALLTGAGPFESVGAPALMYDHLNTPVPSILARRPDLPAGVDLVFERALAKNPKDRYASCREFTLALKKSSVGQMRTSVTPIQSTIHHVQALPKALAQQPKGIDEAETEVARQPKRNGRSHTRAALAGVVIIGAVALSATALAVMRATGNSESPQELALVKTITVDMNSSSLMRTKGATGDVYLLGDEDGSVWSLSPTTYRSTVLLKANCARGAGLAASVDTQTAMRFCPDNNSVDVFDPGSGVNRASVAVAGRPTNAVVASSGNLAYVTSYDAKTFSNAVTRVNLTDESTAVLPKLRTLVPKLATNSDGSVLYANAVSDNYSYSKLSSVLRSAGEVSLSLEGTASSIATATDGGAVFVAIGYNSLQSTGSDQRRRVSVFDSSRSNALEYIDIQDAEGLVLSPDGGLLAVVTESRDRSSVVYLVDVKSRSIAGQRSIARESSSRATLVFDGSGRNIVVAYGSRPGEKVQTKINVLDATRR encoded by the coding sequence GTGGATCAGGGGGAATCGCCGGAGATCGGCGGATATCGCATCATTCGGCAGCTGGGTTCGGGCGGTATGGGGGCCGTTTACCTGGTGCAGCACCCGACGCTGCCCAGACAGGAGGCCCTCAAGCTGCTCGACAATGCCATCAGTCGGGACGAGGACTTCAGGGCACGCTTCACGCGCGAGGCGGATCTCCTTGCCGGCCTGAGCCATCCCAATATCGTCACGCTGCACAATCGCGGTGAATCCGAGGATGGTCGTCTGTGGCTCACGATGGAGTACGTCGACGGGATCGACGCGGCTGCCCTGGTACGAACCGAAGGACCCATGCCACTCGATGTGGCCCTGCCCGTGTTGATCGGTGCCGCGTCCGCCCTGGACTACACATACCAGCGGAAAGCGATCACGCACCGCGACGTGAAGCCCGCTAACATCCTGGTGACTTTCCACGCGGGTCGGGTAGAACAGGTGAAGTTGGCCGACTTCGGGATCGCCAAAGCAATGGGCGAATCTACGAGCCTGACTTCAACGGGCATCACTGTTGGAACGATGGCGTTCATCAGTCCGGAGGCAATAACGGACTCAACGAATATCACCGGGGCTGCGGACCAGTACAGCCTTGCAGCAACCGCGTACGCGTTGCTCACGGGTGCTGGGCCGTTCGAGTCCGTTGGTGCACCCGCGCTGATGTACGACCACCTCAATACCCCCGTTCCATCCATTCTTGCGAGGCGACCAGATTTGCCAGCGGGAGTGGACCTCGTCTTCGAGCGAGCGCTGGCGAAGAATCCGAAGGATCGCTACGCTTCGTGCCGCGAGTTCACCTTGGCGCTGAAAAAGTCTTCTGTTGGTCAAATGCGGACGTCAGTGACCCCTATTCAATCGACAATACATCATGTTCAAGCGCTGCCCAAAGCTCTCGCTCAGCAACCGAAGGGAATTGACGAGGCAGAGACGGAAGTTGCGCGTCAGCCGAAGCGAAATGGGAGATCGCATACTCGGGCGGCGCTCGCCGGTGTTGTCATTATCGGCGCCGTAGCGTTATCCGCCACAGCATTGGCTGTGATGCGAGCCACTGGGAATTCTGAATCACCGCAGGAACTCGCCTTGGTGAAAACAATTACTGTCGATATGAACAGTAGCTCGTTGATGCGGACCAAGGGTGCTACGGGCGACGTGTACCTCTTAGGCGACGAAGACGGCAGTGTCTGGTCGCTGTCGCCTACCACTTACCGATCGACTGTCTTGCTTAAGGCGAACTGCGCGCGGGGGGCCGGACTAGCGGCGTCCGTGGACACTCAAACTGCGATGAGATTCTGCCCCGACAATAACTCGGTCGACGTTTTCGATCCCGGCTCGGGGGTGAATCGTGCTTCAGTTGCGGTGGCCGGACGTCCGACGAACGCAGTTGTGGCCTCTAGCGGAAATCTAGCATACGTTACCAGCTACGACGCGAAGACGTTTTCAAATGCAGTGACACGTGTGAATTTGACTGATGAGTCGACTGCGGTGTTGCCAAAACTTCGCACCCTAGTGCCGAAGCTCGCCACCAATAGTGACGGATCAGTTCTCTATGCGAACGCGGTTTCTGACAACTACTCGTACTCGAAACTTTCATCCGTCCTTCGCTCAGCGGGAGAAGTTTCCCTTTCTTTGGAAGGAACCGCGTCCTCGATTGCTACCGCAACGGACGGCGGTGCAGTGTTCGTGGCGATCGGCTACAATAGCCTCCAGTCAACAGGTTCGGACCAACGTCGGCGCGTCTCGGTCTTTGATTCGTCCAGGTCGAACGCTCTGGAGTATATCGATATTCAGGATGCGGAAGGCCTGGTGCTTAGCCCTGATGGAGGCCTTCTTGCGGTTGTCACGGAGTCGCGGGATCGCTCCTCGGTTGTCTACCTAGTAGATGTGAAGTCGCGTTCCATTGCGGGGCAGCGGTCCATCGCACGAGAGTCCAGCTCGAGAGCTACATTAGTCTTTGATGGTAGCGGTAGGAACATTGTCGTTGCATATGGCTCGCGTCCCGGAGAGAAAGTCCAGACCAAAATCAATGTGCTTGACGCTACTCGCCGGTGA
- the hisG gene encoding ATP phosphoribosyltransferase yields the protein MLRVAVPNKGALSEAAAAILSEAGYRRRSDAKDLTVLDNANEVEFFFLRPKDIALYVGSGELDMGITGRDLALDSGAEFTERLALGFGRSTFRYAGPAGQEWTVADLGGKRVATSYPNLVRRDLASRGLDAEVIRLDGAVEISIQLGVADLIADVVESGRSLRQNNLIAFGESLCDSEGVLIERVGVESDRARDQLTARLKGVVFGRQYVMLDYDCPRTLLDGAIAVTPGLESPTVAPMADDDWVAVRAMVLRKEANDVMDDLAELGAKAILMTDIRSCRF from the coding sequence ATGTTGCGGGTCGCCGTACCGAACAAGGGCGCGCTCTCCGAGGCCGCCGCCGCCATCCTCAGCGAGGCGGGCTACCGCCGCCGCTCCGATGCGAAGGACCTCACGGTCCTCGACAACGCCAACGAGGTGGAGTTCTTCTTCCTCCGCCCCAAGGACATCGCCCTCTACGTCGGCTCGGGCGAGCTCGACATGGGCATCACCGGTCGCGACCTCGCGCTGGACTCGGGCGCCGAGTTCACCGAGCGCCTCGCTCTGGGCTTCGGCCGCTCGACCTTCCGGTACGCCGGCCCGGCCGGTCAGGAGTGGACCGTCGCGGACCTGGGCGGCAAGCGGGTCGCCACGTCGTACCCGAATCTCGTACGGCGGGACCTCGCGAGCCGCGGCCTCGACGCCGAGGTGATCCGTCTCGACGGGGCCGTCGAGATCTCCATCCAGCTGGGCGTCGCCGACCTCATCGCCGACGTGGTCGAGTCCGGCCGCTCGCTGCGCCAGAACAACCTGATCGCCTTCGGCGAATCGCTGTGCGACTCGGAGGGCGTGCTCATCGAGCGTGTCGGAGTCGAGTCCGACCGTGCCCGCGACCAGCTCACGGCGCGCCTCAAGGGCGTCGTCTTCGGCCGGCAGTACGTGATGCTCGACTACGACTGCCCGCGCACGCTGCTCGACGGGGCCATCGCCGTCACGCCCGGCCTGGAGTCGCCGACGGTGGCGCCGATGGCCGATGACGACTGGGTCGCCGTGCGCGCCATGGTGCTCCGCAAGGAGGCCAACGACGTGATGGACGACCTCGCCGAGCTCGGCGCGAAGGCGATCCTCATGACCGACATCCGCAGCTGCCGCTTCTGA
- a CDS encoding bifunctional metallophosphatase/5'-nucleotidase, with product MRTRRLHTALALTATAALLASCGTSGNDAAPSSSAAGSSTAKASFSVPGVDDLPAANPDQVHLLAFNDFHGNLQPPTGSTGKIGGTEAGGAAYFATALQRLKKQYPNNLTVAAGDLVSASPLVSALFRDEPTIKFLNSVGLQASSVGNHEFDHGTIELERLQKGGCAPQGCEPGEPFTGAAYQYLAANVTNADGQLPPGTVPWKMFEAGGKKIAVIGTVTPETATIVAPEGVRGYSFGDEADAINKYVPEIKAAGAQAIVATMHDGGSQKGSGEAEPNACQDVSAPVPDLAKRIDPAVTSIVTAHSHQAYNCTIDGRTVTQAASYGRLITDITLDFSGPAAKATAVNRVVRRDIPADAATQRLVEFYEKEAKPRADRVIGKIPTDLKREAFPGGDSPLGDVIADAMLFTTRPPNEAAGQIALMNPGGVRADLKGGDVTYGAAYTVQPFGNQVVTVSLTGQEIIDLLEQQWQNPAKTTILAPSGISYTYDPNGAPNRKVVRESVKVGDQPLNPVAKYRVTTNNFLAAGGDGFSVFTRSTDLTVGGIDLDALEKYLQATPELQVPTSRITKL from the coding sequence ATGCGTACTCGCAGGCTGCACACCGCCCTGGCCCTCACCGCGACCGCCGCTCTCCTCGCGAGCTGTGGCACCTCCGGGAACGACGCCGCACCGTCGTCCTCCGCCGCCGGATCGTCGACCGCGAAGGCGAGCTTCTCCGTGCCCGGCGTCGACGACCTCCCGGCCGCGAACCCGGACCAGGTGCACCTGTTGGCGTTCAACGACTTCCACGGCAACCTGCAACCGCCCACCGGTTCGACGGGGAAGATCGGCGGCACGGAGGCCGGTGGCGCCGCGTACTTCGCCACCGCCCTGCAGCGGCTGAAGAAGCAGTACCCGAACAACCTCACCGTCGCGGCGGGCGACCTGGTGAGCGCCAGCCCGCTCGTGTCGGCCCTGTTCCGCGACGAGCCGACGATCAAGTTCCTCAACTCCGTCGGCCTGCAGGCCAGTTCGGTGGGCAACCACGAGTTCGACCACGGCACCATCGAGCTGGAGCGGCTGCAGAAGGGCGGCTGCGCACCGCAGGGCTGCGAGCCGGGCGAGCCCTTCACCGGTGCCGCCTACCAGTACCTCGCCGCCAACGTCACCAACGCGGACGGCCAGCTGCCGCCCGGCACCGTGCCGTGGAAGATGTTCGAGGCCGGCGGGAAGAAGATCGCCGTGATCGGCACCGTCACCCCGGAGACCGCGACCATCGTCGCGCCGGAGGGGGTGCGCGGGTACAGCTTCGGCGACGAGGCCGACGCCATCAACAAGTACGTTCCGGAGATCAAGGCCGCCGGCGCGCAGGCCATCGTCGCGACCATGCACGACGGCGGCTCCCAGAAGGGCTCGGGTGAGGCCGAGCCGAACGCGTGCCAGGACGTCTCGGCGCCGGTCCCCGACCTCGCGAAGCGGATCGACCCGGCCGTCACCTCCATCGTCACGGCGCATTCGCACCAGGCCTACAACTGCACCATCGACGGCCGCACCGTGACGCAGGCCGCGTCCTACGGCCGCCTCATCACCGACATCACGCTCGACTTCAGCGGGCCCGCGGCGAAGGCCACGGCGGTCAACCGCGTCGTGCGGCGCGACATCCCCGCCGACGCCGCGACGCAGCGGCTCGTCGAGTTCTACGAGAAGGAGGCCAAGCCCCGCGCCGACCGGGTGATCGGGAAGATCCCGACGGACCTGAAGCGAGAGGCCTTCCCCGGCGGTGACTCCCCCCTCGGCGACGTCATCGCCGACGCGATGCTCTTCACCACCCGCCCGCCGAACGAGGCCGCCGGGCAGATCGCGCTCATGAACCCGGGCGGCGTCCGCGCCGACCTCAAGGGCGGCGATGTGACCTACGGCGCCGCGTACACGGTGCAGCCCTTCGGCAACCAGGTCGTCACCGTCTCGCTCACCGGCCAGGAGATCATCGACCTGCTGGAGCAGCAGTGGCAGAACCCCGCCAAGACGACGATCCTGGCGCCGTCGGGCATCTCGTACACCTACGACCCGAACGGCGCGCCCAACCGAAAGGTGGTGCGCGAGAGCGTCAAGGTCGGCGACCAGCCGCTCAACCCCGTCGCGAAGTACCGGGTGACCACGAACAACTTCCTCGCCGCGGGCGGCGACGGCTTCAGCGTCTTCACCCGGTCCACCGATCTCACCGTCGGCGGCATCGACCTCGACGCCCTGGAGAAGTACCTGCAGGCCACCCCGGAACTGCAGGTACCCACCAGCCGGATCACGAAGCTGTAG
- a CDS encoding thioesterase family protein, with protein MADSAFFHPAGTLAADGFEYEVFDPTPSTASVWADTMQHGAPPAAIMVRAMEKLVGEGARISRVTIDLLGVVPITRTRVRAWVARPGRTISLLTAEMDCVDGAGEYRTVARAQAWALAASDTSAIARDLSPVLPPAGASQGVMPGFFQHLKDQGFLAACDWRFVDGPDGPDGVKQCWIRAKMPLVAGEEPSPLVQVFSVVDAANGISAYLDPTAVTWMNMDMTVHFHRSPQPVDGWVGLLGDQLVGDEGIGTTVSRLYDGAGAFAVGAQTLLVAAR; from the coding sequence ATGGCTGATAGCGCGTTCTTCCACCCCGCGGGCACCCTCGCCGCCGACGGGTTCGAGTACGAGGTCTTCGACCCGACGCCGTCCACCGCCAGCGTGTGGGCCGACACCATGCAGCACGGCGCCCCGCCTGCGGCGATCATGGTGCGCGCCATGGAGAAGCTGGTCGGCGAGGGCGCCCGGATCTCCCGCGTGACGATCGACCTGCTCGGCGTCGTGCCGATCACCCGGACCCGGGTGCGGGCGTGGGTCGCGCGGCCCGGACGCACCATCTCGCTCCTCACCGCGGAGATGGACTGCGTCGACGGGGCCGGGGAGTACCGCACCGTCGCCCGGGCGCAGGCCTGGGCGCTCGCCGCGTCGGACACCTCCGCGATCGCCCGCGACCTCTCCCCTGTGCTGCCGCCGGCGGGCGCCTCGCAGGGCGTCATGCCGGGCTTCTTCCAGCACCTCAAGGACCAGGGCTTCCTGGCGGCGTGCGACTGGAGGTTCGTGGACGGACCCGACGGTCCCGACGGCGTCAAACAGTGCTGGATCCGCGCGAAGATGCCGCTCGTCGCGGGCGAGGAGCCGTCGCCGCTGGTGCAGGTCTTCTCGGTGGTCGACGCCGCGAACGGCATCTCCGCCTACCTCGACCCCACTGCCGTGACCTGGATGAACATGGACATGACCGTGCACTTCCACCGGTCGCCGCAGCCCGTGGACGGTTGGGTCGGCCTGCTGGGTGACCAGCTCGTCGGGGACGAGGGCATCGGCACGACCGTCTCCCGACTCTACGACGGTGCCGGCGCGTTCGCCGTCGGCGCGCAGACGCTGCTCGTCGCCGCCCGCTGA
- a CDS encoding HAD family hydrolase, with product MNLASAVLFDMDGTLLDSEKLWDIAVAEFTRDLGMEITPEARESTLGNATADALRKLFDFAQVPEADRDYAGAERWVSNRVVELFDGGIPWQPGASETLDLLAAADVPLVLVTNTIREVTEHALGTLGRDRFVATVCGDEVPSPKPAPDPYLRGAELAGFAAGDCVAVEDSPTGSRSALAAGCTVLTVGPEPVLDGARHLGTLSGAALVDFAPLSRR from the coding sequence ATGAACCTTGCGTCCGCGGTCCTGTTCGACATGGACGGCACCCTCCTCGACTCCGAGAAGCTCTGGGACATCGCCGTCGCCGAGTTCACGCGTGACCTGGGCATGGAGATCACCCCGGAGGCGCGCGAGTCGACGCTGGGCAACGCCACCGCGGACGCGCTGCGCAAGCTCTTCGACTTCGCGCAGGTCCCGGAGGCGGACCGCGACTACGCCGGGGCGGAGCGGTGGGTCTCGAACCGGGTCGTGGAACTGTTCGACGGCGGTATCCCGTGGCAGCCCGGCGCAAGCGAGACCCTGGACCTCCTGGCCGCGGCCGATGTCCCGCTGGTCCTGGTCACCAACACGATCCGCGAGGTCACCGAGCACGCCCTCGGCACCCTCGGCCGCGACCGGTTCGTCGCCACCGTCTGCGGCGACGAGGTGCCCAGCCCCAAGCCCGCGCCGGACCCGTACCTGCGCGGCGCCGAACTCGCGGGCTTCGCGGCGGGTGACTGCGTCGCGGTCGAGGACTCGCCGACGGGCTCGCGATCCGCCCTCGCGGCGGGCTGCACCGTCCTCACGGTCGGCCCCGAGCCGGTGCTCGACGGTGCCCGCCACCTCGGCACGCTGTCCGGGGCCGCGCTCGTGGATTTCGCGCCGCTCAGCCGACGCTGA
- a CDS encoding tRNA (adenine-N1)-methyltransferase, whose product MANSGPFVVGDRVQLTDAKGRKFTVHLEAGKEFHTHKGGIRHDELIGAPEGSVVKAVNGTPYLALRPLLTDYVLSMPRGAQVIYPKDAAQIVAEGDIFPGARVLEAGAGSGALTCSLLRAVGHEGSVTSWEVREDHAEYAAKNVEEFFGGRPDNWHLQLGDLAEYDGPQVDRVVLDMLAPWDVLDAVGKALVPGGVLTVYVATTTQLSKVVEAIREQGMWTEPRSWEALVREWHVVGLAVRPSHRMQGHTAFLITCRRLADGTVAPRPQRRSNKG is encoded by the coding sequence ATGGCGAACAGTGGACCCTTCGTGGTGGGCGACCGAGTACAACTGACGGACGCGAAGGGCCGGAAGTTCACCGTCCACCTCGAGGCGGGCAAGGAGTTCCACACGCACAAGGGCGGCATCCGGCACGACGAGCTGATCGGCGCCCCCGAGGGCAGCGTCGTCAAGGCCGTCAACGGCACCCCGTACCTCGCGCTGCGCCCCCTGCTCACGGACTACGTGCTGTCCATGCCGCGCGGTGCGCAGGTGATCTACCCCAAGGACGCCGCGCAGATCGTGGCCGAGGGCGATATCTTCCCCGGCGCACGGGTGCTGGAGGCCGGGGCCGGCTCGGGCGCGCTCACCTGCTCGTTGCTGCGTGCCGTCGGCCACGAGGGGTCCGTCACCTCGTGGGAGGTCCGCGAGGACCACGCCGAGTACGCGGCGAAGAACGTCGAGGAGTTCTTCGGCGGCCGCCCCGACAACTGGCACCTGCAGCTCGGCGACCTCGCGGAGTACGACGGCCCCCAGGTGGACCGGGTGGTGCTGGACATGCTCGCCCCCTGGGACGTGCTCGACGCGGTCGGTAAGGCGCTCGTGCCCGGCGGCGTGCTCACCGTCTACGTCGCCACCACCACCCAGCTGTCGAAGGTGGTCGAGGCGATCCGCGAGCAGGGGATGTGGACGGAGCCGCGGTCCTGGGAGGCGCTGGTGCGCGAATGGCACGTCGTCGGCCTCGCCGTGCGCCCCTCGCACCGCATGCAGGGCCACACCGCCTTCCTCATCACCTGCCGGCGACTGGCCGACGGCACGGTCGCGCCGCGTCCGCAGCGGCGGTCCAACAAGGGGTAG
- a CDS encoding alpha/beta hydrolase: MVRAARDPDRFLRENYEDFAARHPAWAWAWSLLHLDFAGLFVGGLFLMSSLTVSLLPRSWFFQGIVSGINAVIGYAIGVLLKWVIVDLLVRAHPIRDDPRRARFVPVWRALIVLGVLLGGLGMMVAAKRWQDDVRALMGMPPGSNLWYLLTPIVAFLVSAALISGFRVLRDLGLFLARRANTYLRVPQPAAKVLGFGLVVILVVFTVNDVGFRAFTATANTLASSTNDQELPEFPQPAESWRSGSEASAARWSGLGNEGRKFVSGGLRAAEIARFTTRPVAEPVRVYVGLENADTPEDRVALLHRELARTGALDRRHVVVVPTTGSGWVNPTAARAVELMYDGDVALVAMQYSYLPSWISFVTDGEASLASGKRLIDAVVTDVRARPAATRPKLLLMGESLGTRAGEGAFAGLPDIRDKVDGVVWLGPPRANPIHSAITDRRDLGTPEVLPTYTDGLIVRFTDGRRPLTGEDGSGGAEWLAPHIVYVQHPSDPVVWWSTELMLRQPDWLREAPGRDRSPAMAWYPFVTFWQVTADLANAAGVPDGHGHNYGTAVVDAFAAVLPPAGWTPADTERVRMAVMASAAIDGAEK, translated from the coding sequence GTGGTGCGCGCCGCGCGGGATCCGGACCGCTTCCTGCGCGAGAACTACGAGGACTTCGCGGCCCGGCATCCGGCGTGGGCGTGGGCGTGGAGCCTGCTGCATTTGGACTTCGCGGGCCTGTTCGTGGGCGGCCTGTTCCTGATGAGCAGCCTGACGGTGTCGCTGCTCCCGCGGTCGTGGTTCTTCCAGGGCATCGTCTCGGGGATCAACGCCGTGATCGGCTACGCGATCGGCGTCCTCCTCAAGTGGGTGATCGTCGACCTGCTGGTGCGCGCGCATCCGATCCGCGACGACCCGCGGCGCGCCCGGTTCGTGCCCGTGTGGCGGGCGTTGATCGTGCTGGGGGTCCTGCTCGGCGGCCTGGGAATGATGGTGGCCGCGAAGCGGTGGCAGGACGACGTCCGTGCGCTCATGGGCATGCCGCCCGGCTCGAACCTCTGGTACCTGCTCACGCCGATCGTGGCCTTCCTCGTGTCCGCCGCGCTCATCTCCGGCTTCCGCGTGCTCCGCGACCTGGGGCTGTTCCTCGCGCGGCGCGCCAACACGTACCTGCGGGTGCCGCAGCCCGCGGCGAAGGTGCTGGGCTTCGGCCTGGTCGTGATCCTCGTGGTCTTCACGGTCAACGACGTCGGCTTCCGGGCGTTCACCGCGACCGCGAACACCCTGGCCTCGTCGACCAACGATCAGGAGCTGCCCGAGTTCCCGCAACCCGCCGAGAGCTGGAGGTCGGGGTCGGAGGCCTCGGCCGCGCGGTGGTCGGGACTGGGGAACGAGGGCCGCAAGTTCGTCTCCGGCGGCTTGCGGGCGGCCGAGATCGCCCGGTTCACCACCCGCCCGGTGGCCGAGCCGGTGCGGGTCTACGTGGGCCTGGAGAACGCCGACACGCCCGAGGACCGGGTGGCGCTCCTGCACCGCGAGCTGGCGCGTACCGGCGCGCTGGATCGCCGGCACGTCGTGGTCGTGCCGACCACCGGCTCCGGCTGGGTGAATCCGACCGCCGCCCGCGCCGTGGAGCTCATGTACGACGGCGACGTCGCGCTCGTCGCGATGCAGTACTCGTACCTGCCCAGCTGGATCTCCTTCGTCACCGACGGCGAGGCCTCCCTCGCCTCCGGGAAGCGGCTCATCGACGCCGTCGTCACCGATGTCCGCGCCCGGCCCGCCGCGACGCGGCCGAAGCTCCTCCTCATGGGCGAGAGCCTCGGCACCCGTGCGGGCGAGGGCGCGTTCGCCGGGCTGCCCGACATCCGGGACAAGGTCGACGGTGTCGTCTGGCTCGGCCCGCCGCGCGCGAATCCGATCCATTCCGCGATCACCGACCGCCGCGACCTGGGCACGCCCGAAGTGTTGCCCACGTACACCGATGGGCTGATCGTCCGCTTCACCGACGGGCGGCGGCCGCTGACCGGCGAGGACGGCAGTGGCGGGGCCGAATGGCTGGCGCCGCACATCGTGTACGTCCAGCACCCGTCGGACCCGGTCGTCTGGTGGTCGACCGAGCTCATGCTGCGGCAGCCGGACTGGCTCCGCGAGGCACCGGGACGCGACCGCAGCCCGGCGATGGCCTGGTACCCGTTCGTCACCTTCTGGCAGGTCACCGCCGATCTCGCCAACGCCGCCGGGGTGCCGGACGGCCACGGCCACAACTACGGCACCGCGGTGGTCGACGCCTTCGCCGCCGTCCTCCCGCCCGCCGGCTGGACCCCCGCGGACACCGAACGGGTGCGGATGGCCGTCATGGCGAGCGCCGCGATCGACGGCGCCGAGAAGTAG
- a CDS encoding DUF2268 domain-containing protein: MKITVLDTYAAMHTILHAPAGERVALLEEMWRPVAGMYRYFPGPVDLVAMHAASSGFPLDRDTEACLDAIELLRAADAWGRIERALRTAADRLAESLRRVDLPEVTVLLVVGDPGDRIYLDEALGLTANGSVTGYLYLNVWPSPENLDRVEAMAVHEFDHNVRYAPGGVVWDPATVTVGEQIVSEGLADALARELYGDALGRARIGVPHRHDDALYARVTANLGITGMQNFASWVLGDALAGRFGAPPIGIPTGAGYAVGNRLVDAYLAATGLSASEAVHADAREIIATAS, encoded by the coding sequence ATGAAGATCACCGTCCTGGACACGTACGCCGCGATGCACACGATCCTGCACGCCCCGGCGGGGGAGCGCGTCGCGCTGCTGGAGGAGATGTGGCGGCCCGTCGCGGGGATGTACCGGTACTTCCCGGGCCCCGTCGACCTGGTGGCGATGCACGCCGCGTCCTCCGGCTTCCCGCTCGACCGGGACACCGAGGCCTGCCTCGACGCGATCGAGCTGCTCCGCGCCGCGGACGCCTGGGGCCGGATCGAGCGGGCGCTGCGGACCGCCGCGGACCGGCTGGCGGAGTCACTGCGCCGCGTCGACCTCCCCGAGGTGACGGTCCTGCTGGTCGTCGGTGATCCCGGTGATCGGATCTACCTCGACGAGGCGCTCGGCCTCACCGCGAACGGCAGTGTCACCGGCTACCTGTACCTGAACGTCTGGCCGTCGCCCGAGAACCTGGACCGCGTGGAGGCGATGGCGGTCCACGAGTTCGACCACAACGTGCGGTACGCGCCCGGCGGCGTCGTCTGGGACCCGGCGACGGTCACCGTCGGGGAGCAGATCGTTTCCGAGGGCCTGGCGGACGCCCTCGCGCGCGAGCTGTACGGCGACGCGCTCGGCCGCGCGCGGATCGGGGTGCCGCACCGTCACGACGATGCGCTGTACGCGCGGGTCACCGCGAACCTCGGCATCACCGGCATGCAGAACTTCGCGTCGTGGGTCCTCGGCGACGCCCTCGCGGGGCGGTTCGGCGCGCCCCCGATCGGGATCCCGACGGGCGCCGGCTACGCCGTCGGCAACCGCCTCGTCGACGCCTACCTGGCAGCGACGGGACTCTCCGCGAGCGAGGCCGTGCACGCCGACGCCCGCGAGATCATCGCTACAGCTTCGTGA